A genomic window from Pseudoalteromonas piratica includes:
- the rluD gene encoding 23S rRNA pseudouridine(1911/1915/1917) synthase RluD codes for MAEQITLTAEVPIELGGKRLDQVLAQMFPDYSRSRIKNWILDNMVKVDGEVRNVPREKLMGYEQIEINAELETEVVFEAQKIDLDKVYEDDHILVVNKPAGLVVHPGAGNPDGTMLNALLHDYPGIDSVPRAGIVHRLDKDTTGLMVIAKTVPAQTHLVANLQARRNFTREYEAICNGTMTAGGMVDAPIGRHNTKRTHMAVTEFGKPAVTHYRVAEKFRAHTRLRLRLETGRTHQIRVHMAHLNHALIGDPLYHGRPRPPKNAAPEFIEVLRNFKRQALHAVKLELEHPITGEMMSWQAPIPEDMQLLTEALRQDTKANPSIGY; via the coding sequence ATGGCAGAGCAAATTACACTTACAGCTGAAGTACCAATTGAACTAGGTGGTAAACGTCTAGACCAAGTTTTAGCGCAAATGTTCCCAGATTATTCGCGTTCACGAATAAAAAACTGGATCCTCGATAATATGGTAAAGGTCGATGGCGAGGTACGTAATGTACCAAGAGAAAAATTAATGGGTTATGAGCAGATCGAAATTAATGCGGAGCTCGAAACCGAAGTCGTTTTTGAAGCCCAAAAAATTGATCTCGATAAAGTTTATGAAGATGACCATATTCTGGTTGTTAACAAACCAGCAGGTTTGGTTGTGCACCCTGGCGCAGGTAATCCAGATGGCACAATGCTAAACGCTCTATTACATGATTACCCTGGAATCGATTCAGTGCCTCGTGCTGGTATTGTCCACCGTTTGGATAAAGACACAACAGGGCTTATGGTGATTGCCAAAACGGTACCTGCGCAAACGCATTTAGTCGCAAACTTGCAGGCAAGACGCAACTTCACGCGTGAATACGAAGCAATTTGTAATGGTACAATGACCGCAGGTGGTATGGTTGATGCGCCAATTGGACGCCATAATACGAAACGCACACATATGGCTGTGACTGAATTTGGTAAACCTGCCGTAACGCATTATCGTGTTGCAGAAAAATTTAGAGCGCATACCCGACTGCGACTTCGTTTGGAAACTGGTCGTACTCACCAAATTCGCGTGCATATGGCGCATTTAAATCATGCGCTGATTGGCGATCCTCTTTACCATGGGCGTCCTCGCCCGCCAAAAAATGCGGCTCCAGAATTTATTGAAGTGCTTCGAAACTTTAAACGTCAAGCGTTACACGCTGTAAAATTAGAACTAGAGCATCCAATTACAGGTGAAATGATGAGTTGGCAAGCGCCAATCCCTGAAGATATGCAACTGTTAACAGAAGCGCTCCGTCAGGACACCAAGGCTAATCCGAGTATCGGTTATTAA
- a CDS encoding GspH/FimT family pseudopilin, whose translation MKYVQQGVTLLEVIIAVAILGIVSAIALPNLGPMLESDRADSFIDEFSRTVKYARAKATTADEFVVICPIADPDTGGACTADWKNNPIVAFVDKGEDLNLSSSNDQIIRIMSLPSSSDNVSQDTGNTAITIDGQGRVNQEHQFVICPNGKNDNTSALQVSLSGNTWKLGRNVLTCGTV comes from the coding sequence ATGAAATATGTACAACAAGGTGTTACGCTACTTGAAGTTATAATTGCTGTAGCAATTCTAGGTATTGTTTCCGCAATTGCATTACCTAATTTAGGCCCAATGCTCGAGTCTGATCGCGCCGACAGTTTTATTGATGAATTTAGTCGGACCGTAAAGTATGCTCGTGCTAAAGCAACTACCGCTGACGAGTTCGTAGTTATTTGCCCGATAGCCGATCCAGATACGGGTGGTGCTTGCACAGCTGATTGGAAAAACAACCCAATTGTTGCTTTTGTTGACAAAGGGGAAGATTTAAATTTGAGCAGTTCGAATGATCAGATCATACGGATTATGTCATTACCAAGTTCAAGTGATAATGTAAGCCAAGATACTGGTAATACAGCAATCACTATTGATGGTCAGGGTCGAGTTAATCAAGAACATCAATTTGTTATCTGCCCAAATGGCAAAAATGACAACACGTCAGCTCTTCAAGTGAGTTTATCAGGAAACACTTGGAAATTAGGTCGTAATGTACTTACTTGCGGTACTGTTTAA
- the pgeF gene encoding peptidoglycan editing factor PgeF has translation MKTLKVDWQAPSRVIAFSTTRNEGVSQAPFDSLNLAFHVEDNPNSVIENRARITKLLPKSAHWLSQVHSNKVVVVDANSDTEQLVEADALYTREKNTPLSIMTADCLPVFICSERGDEVAVVHAGWRGLLNGVIENTLKCFKQTNLIAHLGPAIGPTAFEVGIEVRNAFCEKLPEASSCFKPLVKKPNKFLADIYQLALLVLEKSNICKVTGGTYCTVTQSDLFFSYRRDGKTGRNAHIIYISQ, from the coding sequence ATGAAAACCCTCAAGGTAGATTGGCAAGCACCCAGTAGGGTAATTGCCTTTTCAACCACGCGAAATGAAGGCGTTTCTCAAGCGCCTTTTGACTCCCTTAATCTAGCATTTCATGTAGAAGATAACCCAAATAGTGTTATCGAAAACAGAGCGCGAATAACTAAATTATTACCAAAGTCTGCACATTGGTTATCCCAAGTTCATAGTAATAAGGTTGTTGTTGTCGATGCGAATTCAGATACAGAACAGCTAGTTGAGGCAGATGCGCTTTATACTCGCGAAAAAAATACGCCTCTTTCAATAATGACAGCAGACTGCTTACCTGTGTTTATTTGCTCAGAGCGAGGAGATGAAGTGGCAGTTGTCCATGCAGGCTGGCGCGGATTGTTAAACGGGGTGATTGAGAATACGCTTAAGTGTTTCAAGCAAACAAATTTAATCGCTCACCTTGGCCCCGCAATTGGGCCCACAGCATTTGAAGTTGGGATTGAAGTGCGAAATGCGTTTTGTGAAAAACTCCCCGAAGCAAGTTCTTGTTTTAAACCGTTGGTAAAAAAGCCAAATAAATTTTTGGCAGATATTTATCAATTAGCGCTGCTCGTGCTTGAAAAAAGCAATATCTGTAAGGTAACAGGTGGCACGTACTGCACGGTAACACAAAGTGACTTATTTTTTTCTTATCGTCGTGATGGCAAAACTGGGCGAAATGCTCATATCATTTATATCTCGCAATAA
- a CDS encoding outer membrane protein assembly factor BamD: MTNVVGKRSLSKRSIAMVFAISVLSACSSAPDEEEIQRVPNKSAQALYQDAKETLDSGLYVRAVELLSAIDSRYPFGPLSKQVQMDLVYAYYQSSNTEQAIATIDRFIKLNPNHKDLDYMYYMRGLVNIKAHENAFQEYFGIDRADRDTKRTRIAYEDFSTLVKNYPDSKYTDEAKKRMAWLLNKMARYEIKVANYYYEREAYLAAANRCKYVVEHFSKSSYTKQALELMVKSYDKLGLSELKSNAQDVLDANK; the protein is encoded by the coding sequence ATGACAAACGTAGTTGGGAAGCGTTCGCTTAGTAAACGTTCTATTGCAATGGTTTTTGCAATCTCAGTGTTATCAGCATGTTCTTCTGCACCAGATGAAGAAGAAATTCAAAGAGTTCCGAATAAATCTGCACAAGCCCTTTATCAAGACGCCAAAGAAACGCTTGATTCAGGCCTTTATGTTCGCGCTGTTGAGCTATTAAGTGCAATTGATTCACGATACCCGTTTGGTCCACTTTCTAAGCAAGTTCAAATGGATTTAGTGTATGCGTATTATCAATCTAGCAATACAGAACAAGCGATTGCGACTATTGACCGTTTTATTAAGTTAAACCCGAACCATAAAGACCTTGATTACATGTATTACATGCGCGGTTTAGTTAATATCAAAGCACATGAAAATGCGTTCCAAGAGTACTTTGGTATTGATCGCGCGGATCGTGATACAAAACGCACACGCATTGCATACGAAGATTTCTCAACATTGGTAAAAAACTACCCAGATAGTAAATATACCGATGAAGCAAAAAAACGTATGGCATGGCTATTAAATAAAATGGCTCGCTATGAGATTAAAGTTGCAAATTATTATTATGAACGTGAAGCCTACTTGGCAGCAGCTAACCGTTGCAAATATGTTGTAGAGCACTTTTCAAAAAGTAGTTATACCAAGCAAGCGCTTGAATTAATGGTTAAAAGCTACGATAAACTAGGTTTAAGCGAATTAAAAAGTAATGCGCAAGATGTGCTTGATGCGAACAAGTAA
- a CDS encoding P-II family nitrogen regulator: protein MKKIEAIIKPFKLDDVREALSEIGITGMTVCEVKGFGRQKGHTELYRGAEYMVDFLPKVKLDIVLADEDVDRAIDVIVETAQTGKIGDGKIFVSEVERVIRIRTQEEDEAAI from the coding sequence ATGAAAAAAATAGAGGCAATCATTAAGCCCTTCAAACTGGATGATGTTCGTGAAGCGCTTTCTGAAATAGGCATTACTGGCATGACAGTGTGCGAAGTAAAAGGGTTTGGTCGTCAGAAAGGGCATACTGAGCTTTATCGGGGGGCTGAATATATGGTTGATTTTTTACCGAAAGTAAAACTTGATATCGTGCTAGCAGATGAAGATGTAGATCGCGCTATTGACGTGATAGTTGAAACAGCACAAACAGGTAAAATCGGTGACGGTAAGATTTTTGTTTCAGAAGTAGAACGTGTTATACGCATCCGAACTCAAGAAGAAGACGAAGCTGCTATTTAA